One Numenius arquata chromosome 10, bNumArq3.hap1.1, whole genome shotgun sequence DNA segment encodes these proteins:
- the HELQ gene encoding helicase POLQ-like isoform X2, producing MAEPALAVRRKSRPGSARKRSRAPVQPSAVCSPVVRKRLSSGGGRSPCSIDSEEDMFGDFDSFCGNDSLLAQVEDIEHKYLQDENADAKAAGDIILGNLKSGIYQKKQDNFSTSENKIALKADKEDTFQINENDPVDSNQELIESGLDDLPSSQLLYFGKTDELSSGSRISPVPERRNKCVNSRSDKIRRPSSFCPDTEHRNRPTDFSSDSKCDLFKTESLKDHLKSAMTGNAKAQTLQVSKTKQLKEAVLSEEICVARKTIESSSVDIGPFYGLPSKVKDLFRQFRGIEKLYEWQHDCLMLESLQQRKNLIYSLPTSGGKTLVAEIIILQELLCRQKDVLVILPYVAIVQEKVRGLSSFGIELGFLVEEYAGSKGRFPPIKRRIKKSLFIATIEKGHALVNSLIETERINDLGLVVVDELHMLGEGSRGATLEITLAKILYTSKNTQIIGMSATLNNVGDLQKFLRAEYYTNNFRPVELKEYVKIRDTIYAVDSKTENGFTFSRLLNFKYSSNLEKADPDHIIALVTEVIPKYSCLVFCPTKKNCENVASMVCKYLKKEFRAHREKEKQDLIKNLKNIGNGSVCPVLMQTIPFGIAYHHSGLTNDERKSIEEAYSTGVLCLLACTATLAAGVNLPARRVILRAPYVANDFLKKNQYKQMIGRAGRAGIDSAGESILIVQEKDKHLVQSLVNSPLENCYSNLLLELNKGMQSLLLSLVGLKIAVTHEEVNNFICSTLLGVQQQLLCKEKSLSEIIKDGLENLIEKGLLKGRISEKEHNSKCILKITPLGKATYKGSIDLAYCNLLYRELKKGLEGLILESNLHLLYLTTPYDMTSDFRPDWMIYLRQFNQLSAAEQKVADIVGVPESFITKKASGQAIRKNVDSAVVNRLYLSFVLYTLLKETNIWSVAEKFNMSRGYVQNLLNSAASFTSCVLHFCEELEEFWVYKALLTELTKQLTYCVKTELIPLMEVAGVLEARAKQLYTAGYKTVAHLANAHPETLVKMIEHLSLRQARQIVSSAKMLLSEKAEALQEEVEELLKVPADIPGTY from the exons ATGGCCGAGCCCGCCCTGGCGGTGCGGAGGAAGAGCCGTCCCGGTTCCGCCCGCAAGCGGAGCCGGGCCCCGGTGCAGCCCAGCGCCGTCTGCTCGCCGGTGGTTCGCAAGAGACTGAGCTCCGGTGGCGGGAGGTCCCCG TGCAGTATCGATAGTGAGGAAGACATGTTTGGCGACTTCGACAGCTTTTGTGGAAATGATTCTTTGCTAGCTCAAGTTGAGGATATAGAGCACAAATACCTGCAGGATGAAAATGCAGACGCTAAAGCAGCTGGAGACATCATACTTGGGAATCTCAAGTCGGGAATTTACCAGAAAAAGCAAGATAACTTTTCTACTTCAGAAAATAAGATTGCCCTCAAAGCTGACAAAGAGGATACTttccaaataaatgaaaatgacccAGTGGATAGCAATCAAGAGCTGATAGAATCTGGTTTAGATGATTTGCCATCATCACAACTTTTGTATTTTGGGAAAACGGATGAACTTTCTTCTGGTTCTAGAATATCTCCAGTCCCAGAAAGGAGGAATAAATGTGTGAATTCTCGCTCGGACAAAATCAGGAGGCCATCATCTTTTTGTCCTGATACTGAACACAGAAACAGACCTACTGACTTTTCCTCAGACTCTAAGTGTGATTTATTTAAAACTGAGAgtcttaaagatcatctgaaaAGTGCTATGACTGGAAATGCCAAAGCCCAGACTCTGCAGGTCTCTAAGACCAAGCAGCTTAAAGAAGCTGTTTTATCTGAAGAGATTTGTGTCGCTAGGAAGACTATTGAATCATCTTCTGTTGATATAGGCCCTTTTTATGGATTACCTAGCAAAGTTAAAGATCTGTTCAGACAGTTTCGAGGGATTGAAAAGCTATATG aatggCAGCATGATTGCTTAATGTTAGAATCCCTACAGCAAAGAAAGAATTTAATATACTCATTGCCAACCAGTGGTGGAAAAACACTTGTAGCTGAAATAATAATTCTCCAAGAATTACTCTGCAGGCAGAAAGATGTTCTGGTGATCCTGCCCTATGTTGCCATTGTCCAAGAAAAG gttAGGGGTTTATCAAGTTTTGGGATAGAATTGGGTTTCCTGGTTGAAGAATATGCGGGAAGTAAAGGAAGATTTCCACCAATCAAGAGGAGAATAAAAAAGTCCCTTTTTATTGCTACTATAGAAAAAGGACATGCTCTAGTGAATTCCTTAATTGAAACAGAAAGAATTAATGACCTCGGCCTGGTTGTAGTAGATGAG TTGCATATGCTTGGTGAAGGAAGTCGTGGAGCAACGCTGGAAATTACCCTTGCAAAAATTCTTTACACTAGTA aaaacacTCAAATCATTGGAATGAGTGCAACTTTAAATAATGTTGGAGACCTGCAGAAGTTCCTGCGAGCGGAGTACTATACTAATAATTTTAGACCG GTAGAATTAAAGGAATACGTAAAGATACGAGACACCATTTATGCAGttgacagcaaaacagaaaatggcTTTACTTTTTCACGTCTCCTTAATTTCAAG TATTCTAGTAATCTGGAAAAAGCAGACCCTGACCACATCATTGCACTCGTTACTGAAGTTATTCCTAAATATTCCTGCCTAGTCTTTTGTCCCACTAAAAAGAACTGTGAAAATGTGGCTTCAATGGTGTGCAAGTACCTCAAGAA AGAATTTAGAGCtcacagggaaaaagagaaacaagatcTCATCAAGAACCTAAAGAATATTGGAAACGGAAGCGTCTGTCCTGTTCTGATGCAAACAATCCCTTTTGGTATTGCCTATCACCATAGTGGCCTTAcaaatgatgaaagaaaaagcatagaAGAAGCGTATTCTACGGGTGTCCTGTGTCTACTTGCTTGCACAGCTACTTTAGCTGCTGGAGTCAACCTGCCAGCTAGAAG GGTTATTCTAAGAGCTCCTTACGTTGCCAATGATTTCCTGAAGAAGAACCAGTATAAACAAATGATTGGCAGAGCTGGTCGAGCTGGTATTGACAGCGCTGGAGAAAGTATTCTCATAGTGcaagaaaaagacaaacactTG GTTCAGAGTTTAGTTAACAGTCCTTTGGAGAACTGTTACAGCAATCTTTTGCTGGAGTTGAACAAGGGAATGCAGAGCCTCTTGCTGTCTTTGGTTGGACTGAAG ATTGCAGTTACCCATGAGGAAGTCAACAATTTTATATGCAGTACATTGCTGggtgttcagcagcagctgctgtgtaaAGAGAAGAGCCTCTCAGAGATAATTAAAGACGGGCTAGAAAATCTAATAGAAAAAGGACTTCTTAAAGGAAGAATATCTGAGAAGGAACACAATTCCAAATGTATACTAAAAATCACACCATTGGGTAAAGCTACGTACAAAG GGTCTATAGACTTGGCATACTGCAATCTTCTTTACAGAGAATTGAAGAAAGGTTTGGAAGGGCTGATTCTTGAGAGTAATCTTCATCTTCTATATCTGACAACTCCATATGATATGACTTCTGACTTTAGACCAGATTGGATGATATACTTGAGACAG TTCAACCAGCTAAGTGCAGCAGAGCAAAAAGTAGCAGATATTGTGGGAGTACCTGAAAGCTTTATTACAAAAAAGGCTTCTGGTCAAGCCATCAGAAAG AACGTGGACAGTGCTGTGGTAAACAGGCTCTACCTGTCATTTGTCCTCTATACCCTACTGAAAGAGACCAATATATGGAGCGTTGCAGAGAAATTTAATATGTCCCGAGGATATGTGCAAAATCTCCTTAATTCTGCTGCCTCATTCACCTCCTGTGTTCTCCATTTCTGTGAG GAATTGGAAGAATTCTGGGTTTATAAAGCCTTGCTGACAGAACTTACCAAGCAGTTGACATACTGTGTTAAGACGGAGCTCATCCCTCTGATGGAGGTAGCAGGGGTTCTAGAG
- the HELQ gene encoding helicase POLQ-like isoform X1, translated as MAEPALAVRRKSRPGSARKRSRAPVQPSAVCSPVVRKRLSSGGGRSPAETPCSIDSEEDMFGDFDSFCGNDSLLAQVEDIEHKYLQDENADAKAAGDIILGNLKSGIYQKKQDNFSTSENKIALKADKEDTFQINENDPVDSNQELIESGLDDLPSSQLLYFGKTDELSSGSRISPVPERRNKCVNSRSDKIRRPSSFCPDTEHRNRPTDFSSDSKCDLFKTESLKDHLKSAMTGNAKAQTLQVSKTKQLKEAVLSEEICVARKTIESSSVDIGPFYGLPSKVKDLFRQFRGIEKLYEWQHDCLMLESLQQRKNLIYSLPTSGGKTLVAEIIILQELLCRQKDVLVILPYVAIVQEKVRGLSSFGIELGFLVEEYAGSKGRFPPIKRRIKKSLFIATIEKGHALVNSLIETERINDLGLVVVDELHMLGEGSRGATLEITLAKILYTSKNTQIIGMSATLNNVGDLQKFLRAEYYTNNFRPVELKEYVKIRDTIYAVDSKTENGFTFSRLLNFKYSSNLEKADPDHIIALVTEVIPKYSCLVFCPTKKNCENVASMVCKYLKKEFRAHREKEKQDLIKNLKNIGNGSVCPVLMQTIPFGIAYHHSGLTNDERKSIEEAYSTGVLCLLACTATLAAGVNLPARRVILRAPYVANDFLKKNQYKQMIGRAGRAGIDSAGESILIVQEKDKHLVQSLVNSPLENCYSNLLLELNKGMQSLLLSLVGLKIAVTHEEVNNFICSTLLGVQQQLLCKEKSLSEIIKDGLENLIEKGLLKGRISEKEHNSKCILKITPLGKATYKGSIDLAYCNLLYRELKKGLEGLILESNLHLLYLTTPYDMTSDFRPDWMIYLRQFNQLSAAEQKVADIVGVPESFITKKASGQAIRKNVDSAVVNRLYLSFVLYTLLKETNIWSVAEKFNMSRGYVQNLLNSAASFTSCVLHFCEELEEFWVYKALLTELTKQLTYCVKTELIPLMEVAGVLEARAKQLYTAGYKTVAHLANAHPETLVKMIEHLSLRQARQIVSSAKMLLSEKAEALQEEVEELLKVPADIPGTY; from the exons ATGGCCGAGCCCGCCCTGGCGGTGCGGAGGAAGAGCCGTCCCGGTTCCGCCCGCAAGCGGAGCCGGGCCCCGGTGCAGCCCAGCGCCGTCTGCTCGCCGGTGGTTCGCAAGAGACTGAGCTCCGGTGGCGGGAGGTCCCCGGCGGAGACCCCG TGCAGTATCGATAGTGAGGAAGACATGTTTGGCGACTTCGACAGCTTTTGTGGAAATGATTCTTTGCTAGCTCAAGTTGAGGATATAGAGCACAAATACCTGCAGGATGAAAATGCAGACGCTAAAGCAGCTGGAGACATCATACTTGGGAATCTCAAGTCGGGAATTTACCAGAAAAAGCAAGATAACTTTTCTACTTCAGAAAATAAGATTGCCCTCAAAGCTGACAAAGAGGATACTttccaaataaatgaaaatgacccAGTGGATAGCAATCAAGAGCTGATAGAATCTGGTTTAGATGATTTGCCATCATCACAACTTTTGTATTTTGGGAAAACGGATGAACTTTCTTCTGGTTCTAGAATATCTCCAGTCCCAGAAAGGAGGAATAAATGTGTGAATTCTCGCTCGGACAAAATCAGGAGGCCATCATCTTTTTGTCCTGATACTGAACACAGAAACAGACCTACTGACTTTTCCTCAGACTCTAAGTGTGATTTATTTAAAACTGAGAgtcttaaagatcatctgaaaAGTGCTATGACTGGAAATGCCAAAGCCCAGACTCTGCAGGTCTCTAAGACCAAGCAGCTTAAAGAAGCTGTTTTATCTGAAGAGATTTGTGTCGCTAGGAAGACTATTGAATCATCTTCTGTTGATATAGGCCCTTTTTATGGATTACCTAGCAAAGTTAAAGATCTGTTCAGACAGTTTCGAGGGATTGAAAAGCTATATG aatggCAGCATGATTGCTTAATGTTAGAATCCCTACAGCAAAGAAAGAATTTAATATACTCATTGCCAACCAGTGGTGGAAAAACACTTGTAGCTGAAATAATAATTCTCCAAGAATTACTCTGCAGGCAGAAAGATGTTCTGGTGATCCTGCCCTATGTTGCCATTGTCCAAGAAAAG gttAGGGGTTTATCAAGTTTTGGGATAGAATTGGGTTTCCTGGTTGAAGAATATGCGGGAAGTAAAGGAAGATTTCCACCAATCAAGAGGAGAATAAAAAAGTCCCTTTTTATTGCTACTATAGAAAAAGGACATGCTCTAGTGAATTCCTTAATTGAAACAGAAAGAATTAATGACCTCGGCCTGGTTGTAGTAGATGAG TTGCATATGCTTGGTGAAGGAAGTCGTGGAGCAACGCTGGAAATTACCCTTGCAAAAATTCTTTACACTAGTA aaaacacTCAAATCATTGGAATGAGTGCAACTTTAAATAATGTTGGAGACCTGCAGAAGTTCCTGCGAGCGGAGTACTATACTAATAATTTTAGACCG GTAGAATTAAAGGAATACGTAAAGATACGAGACACCATTTATGCAGttgacagcaaaacagaaaatggcTTTACTTTTTCACGTCTCCTTAATTTCAAG TATTCTAGTAATCTGGAAAAAGCAGACCCTGACCACATCATTGCACTCGTTACTGAAGTTATTCCTAAATATTCCTGCCTAGTCTTTTGTCCCACTAAAAAGAACTGTGAAAATGTGGCTTCAATGGTGTGCAAGTACCTCAAGAA AGAATTTAGAGCtcacagggaaaaagagaaacaagatcTCATCAAGAACCTAAAGAATATTGGAAACGGAAGCGTCTGTCCTGTTCTGATGCAAACAATCCCTTTTGGTATTGCCTATCACCATAGTGGCCTTAcaaatgatgaaagaaaaagcatagaAGAAGCGTATTCTACGGGTGTCCTGTGTCTACTTGCTTGCACAGCTACTTTAGCTGCTGGAGTCAACCTGCCAGCTAGAAG GGTTATTCTAAGAGCTCCTTACGTTGCCAATGATTTCCTGAAGAAGAACCAGTATAAACAAATGATTGGCAGAGCTGGTCGAGCTGGTATTGACAGCGCTGGAGAAAGTATTCTCATAGTGcaagaaaaagacaaacactTG GTTCAGAGTTTAGTTAACAGTCCTTTGGAGAACTGTTACAGCAATCTTTTGCTGGAGTTGAACAAGGGAATGCAGAGCCTCTTGCTGTCTTTGGTTGGACTGAAG ATTGCAGTTACCCATGAGGAAGTCAACAATTTTATATGCAGTACATTGCTGggtgttcagcagcagctgctgtgtaaAGAGAAGAGCCTCTCAGAGATAATTAAAGACGGGCTAGAAAATCTAATAGAAAAAGGACTTCTTAAAGGAAGAATATCTGAGAAGGAACACAATTCCAAATGTATACTAAAAATCACACCATTGGGTAAAGCTACGTACAAAG GGTCTATAGACTTGGCATACTGCAATCTTCTTTACAGAGAATTGAAGAAAGGTTTGGAAGGGCTGATTCTTGAGAGTAATCTTCATCTTCTATATCTGACAACTCCATATGATATGACTTCTGACTTTAGACCAGATTGGATGATATACTTGAGACAG TTCAACCAGCTAAGTGCAGCAGAGCAAAAAGTAGCAGATATTGTGGGAGTACCTGAAAGCTTTATTACAAAAAAGGCTTCTGGTCAAGCCATCAGAAAG AACGTGGACAGTGCTGTGGTAAACAGGCTCTACCTGTCATTTGTCCTCTATACCCTACTGAAAGAGACCAATATATGGAGCGTTGCAGAGAAATTTAATATGTCCCGAGGATATGTGCAAAATCTCCTTAATTCTGCTGCCTCATTCACCTCCTGTGTTCTCCATTTCTGTGAG GAATTGGAAGAATTCTGGGTTTATAAAGCCTTGCTGACAGAACTTACCAAGCAGTTGACATACTGTGTTAAGACGGAGCTCATCCCTCTGATGGAGGTAGCAGGGGTTCTAGAG
- the HELQ gene encoding helicase POLQ-like isoform X3, translating to MFGDFDSFCGNDSLLAQVEDIEHKYLQDENADAKAAGDIILGNLKSGIYQKKQDNFSTSENKIALKADKEDTFQINENDPVDSNQELIESGLDDLPSSQLLYFGKTDELSSGSRISPVPERRNKCVNSRSDKIRRPSSFCPDTEHRNRPTDFSSDSKCDLFKTESLKDHLKSAMTGNAKAQTLQVSKTKQLKEAVLSEEICVARKTIESSSVDIGPFYGLPSKVKDLFRQFRGIEKLYEWQHDCLMLESLQQRKNLIYSLPTSGGKTLVAEIIILQELLCRQKDVLVILPYVAIVQEKLHMLGEGSRGATLEITLAKILYTSKNTQIIGMSATLNNVGDLQKFLRAEYYTNNFRPVELKEYVKIRDTIYAVDSKTENGFTFSRLLNFKYSSNLEKADPDHIIALVTEVIPKYSCLVFCPTKKNCENVASMVCKYLKKEFRAHREKEKQDLIKNLKNIGNGSVCPVLMQTIPFGIAYHHSGLTNDERKSIEEAYSTGVLCLLACTATLAAGVNLPARRVILRAPYVANDFLKKNQYKQMIGRAGRAGIDSAGESILIVQEKDKHLVQSLVNSPLENCYSNLLLELNKGMQSLLLSLVGLKIAVTHEEVNNFICSTLLGVQQQLLCKEKSLSEIIKDGLENLIEKGLLKGRISEKEHNSKCILKITPLGKATYKGSIDLAYCNLLYRELKKGLEGLILESNLHLLYLTTPYDMTSDFRPDWMIYLRQFNQLSAAEQKVADIVGVPESFITKKASGQAIRKNVDSAVVNRLYLSFVLYTLLKETNIWSVAEKFNMSRGYVQNLLNSAASFTSCVLHFCEELEEFWVYKALLTELTKQLTYCVKTELIPLMEVAGVLEARAKQLYTAGYKTVAHLANAHPETLVKMIEHLSLRQARQIVSSAKMLLSEKAEALQEEVEELLKVPADIPGTY from the exons ATGTTTGGCGACTTCGACAGCTTTTGTGGAAATGATTCTTTGCTAGCTCAAGTTGAGGATATAGAGCACAAATACCTGCAGGATGAAAATGCAGACGCTAAAGCAGCTGGAGACATCATACTTGGGAATCTCAAGTCGGGAATTTACCAGAAAAAGCAAGATAACTTTTCTACTTCAGAAAATAAGATTGCCCTCAAAGCTGACAAAGAGGATACTttccaaataaatgaaaatgacccAGTGGATAGCAATCAAGAGCTGATAGAATCTGGTTTAGATGATTTGCCATCATCACAACTTTTGTATTTTGGGAAAACGGATGAACTTTCTTCTGGTTCTAGAATATCTCCAGTCCCAGAAAGGAGGAATAAATGTGTGAATTCTCGCTCGGACAAAATCAGGAGGCCATCATCTTTTTGTCCTGATACTGAACACAGAAACAGACCTACTGACTTTTCCTCAGACTCTAAGTGTGATTTATTTAAAACTGAGAgtcttaaagatcatctgaaaAGTGCTATGACTGGAAATGCCAAAGCCCAGACTCTGCAGGTCTCTAAGACCAAGCAGCTTAAAGAAGCTGTTTTATCTGAAGAGATTTGTGTCGCTAGGAAGACTATTGAATCATCTTCTGTTGATATAGGCCCTTTTTATGGATTACCTAGCAAAGTTAAAGATCTGTTCAGACAGTTTCGAGGGATTGAAAAGCTATATG aatggCAGCATGATTGCTTAATGTTAGAATCCCTACAGCAAAGAAAGAATTTAATATACTCATTGCCAACCAGTGGTGGAAAAACACTTGTAGCTGAAATAATAATTCTCCAAGAATTACTCTGCAGGCAGAAAGATGTTCTGGTGATCCTGCCCTATGTTGCCATTGTCCAAGAAAAG TTGCATATGCTTGGTGAAGGAAGTCGTGGAGCAACGCTGGAAATTACCCTTGCAAAAATTCTTTACACTAGTA aaaacacTCAAATCATTGGAATGAGTGCAACTTTAAATAATGTTGGAGACCTGCAGAAGTTCCTGCGAGCGGAGTACTATACTAATAATTTTAGACCG GTAGAATTAAAGGAATACGTAAAGATACGAGACACCATTTATGCAGttgacagcaaaacagaaaatggcTTTACTTTTTCACGTCTCCTTAATTTCAAG TATTCTAGTAATCTGGAAAAAGCAGACCCTGACCACATCATTGCACTCGTTACTGAAGTTATTCCTAAATATTCCTGCCTAGTCTTTTGTCCCACTAAAAAGAACTGTGAAAATGTGGCTTCAATGGTGTGCAAGTACCTCAAGAA AGAATTTAGAGCtcacagggaaaaagagaaacaagatcTCATCAAGAACCTAAAGAATATTGGAAACGGAAGCGTCTGTCCTGTTCTGATGCAAACAATCCCTTTTGGTATTGCCTATCACCATAGTGGCCTTAcaaatgatgaaagaaaaagcatagaAGAAGCGTATTCTACGGGTGTCCTGTGTCTACTTGCTTGCACAGCTACTTTAGCTGCTGGAGTCAACCTGCCAGCTAGAAG GGTTATTCTAAGAGCTCCTTACGTTGCCAATGATTTCCTGAAGAAGAACCAGTATAAACAAATGATTGGCAGAGCTGGTCGAGCTGGTATTGACAGCGCTGGAGAAAGTATTCTCATAGTGcaagaaaaagacaaacactTG GTTCAGAGTTTAGTTAACAGTCCTTTGGAGAACTGTTACAGCAATCTTTTGCTGGAGTTGAACAAGGGAATGCAGAGCCTCTTGCTGTCTTTGGTTGGACTGAAG ATTGCAGTTACCCATGAGGAAGTCAACAATTTTATATGCAGTACATTGCTGggtgttcagcagcagctgctgtgtaaAGAGAAGAGCCTCTCAGAGATAATTAAAGACGGGCTAGAAAATCTAATAGAAAAAGGACTTCTTAAAGGAAGAATATCTGAGAAGGAACACAATTCCAAATGTATACTAAAAATCACACCATTGGGTAAAGCTACGTACAAAG GGTCTATAGACTTGGCATACTGCAATCTTCTTTACAGAGAATTGAAGAAAGGTTTGGAAGGGCTGATTCTTGAGAGTAATCTTCATCTTCTATATCTGACAACTCCATATGATATGACTTCTGACTTTAGACCAGATTGGATGATATACTTGAGACAG TTCAACCAGCTAAGTGCAGCAGAGCAAAAAGTAGCAGATATTGTGGGAGTACCTGAAAGCTTTATTACAAAAAAGGCTTCTGGTCAAGCCATCAGAAAG AACGTGGACAGTGCTGTGGTAAACAGGCTCTACCTGTCATTTGTCCTCTATACCCTACTGAAAGAGACCAATATATGGAGCGTTGCAGAGAAATTTAATATGTCCCGAGGATATGTGCAAAATCTCCTTAATTCTGCTGCCTCATTCACCTCCTGTGTTCTCCATTTCTGTGAG GAATTGGAAGAATTCTGGGTTTATAAAGCCTTGCTGACAGAACTTACCAAGCAGTTGACATACTGTGTTAAGACGGAGCTCATCCCTCTGATGGAGGTAGCAGGGGTTCTAGAG
- the MRPS18C gene encoding small ribosomal subunit protein bS18m, translated as MAARAVVAGRAWRRLMPAALWERPCRPQHEGRPDQPIQMENPYKEPPKRCVLCGINVDYKNVQLLSQFVSPHTGCIYGRHITGLCNKKQKEITKAIKRAHVLGFMPVMFKNPSFLTDPKICSIKYPE; from the exons ATGGCTGCGCGGGCGGTAGTGGCGGGGAGGGCCTGGCGGCGGCTGATGCCCG CGGCGCTGTGGGAGCGGCCGTGCCGCCCGCAACATGAGGGGCGGCCCGACCAG CCCATACAAATGGAGAACCCCTATAAAGAGCCTCCTAAAAGATGTGTCTTATGTGGAATAAATGTGGACTACAAGAATGTGCAG cttcTTTCCCAGTTTGTTTCTCCTCATACGGGCTGTATTTATGGCAGGCATATAACAG GCTTGTGCaacaagaagcagaaggaaatcacAAAAGCCATTAAAAGAGCTCATGTGCTTG GATTTATGCCAGTTATGTTTAAGAACCCGTCATTTCTCACAGACCCCAAGATATGCAGTATCAAGTATCCAGAGTGA